In Anaerolineales bacterium, one DNA window encodes the following:
- the purB gene encoding adenylosuccinate lyase, with protein MMSLYALSSLDGRYEKETSPLRDFFSEFAYIRARARLELDFLSALSKTGICPPPNLLLDSFTDENALKIQEYEKTTRHDVKAIEYYLREELSPELHQWIHFGLTSEDINNIAQALALRDSRDQVLLPALDDVLTSLRDFARKHRALPMLAQTHGQPAVPTTLGKEIAVYIARLKSCRDEIANHKFKAKLTGAVGNFNALHATFPNIDWISFSRDFIQSLGLEPNLVTTQILPYDNWIHYFQSIQRTNTILLDYTQDIWRYISDGWLKQKVIQGEVGSSTMPQKVNPIHFENAEGNLGVANSLLTHYSQKLAVSRLQRDLSDSTVRRTFGTALGHTLLAWTNIAKGMSRVDADEEKIKAELNAHWEVVSEGAQTILRAAGRSDAYETLKSQTRGRQMDGTSYKVWVEALEVDEKTRIQLSALSPELYIGLAVELADQVLRDSIVENRNTE; from the coding sequence ATGATGAGTCTGTACGCGCTTTCCTCCCTGGATGGACGTTACGAAAAAGAGACCTCCCCCCTGCGGGATTTCTTCTCCGAATTTGCCTACATCCGCGCCCGCGCCCGCCTCGAACTGGACTTCCTGTCTGCTCTTTCCAAAACGGGCATTTGCCCACCCCCGAACCTTTTGCTCGACTCCTTCACCGACGAAAATGCCTTGAAAATTCAAGAGTACGAAAAGACCACGCGGCATGACGTGAAAGCCATCGAGTACTATTTACGCGAAGAGCTTTCTCCTGAACTTCATCAATGGATTCATTTCGGACTGACCTCCGAAGACATCAACAACATCGCCCAAGCCCTGGCCCTGCGTGATTCACGCGACCAGGTCCTGCTCCCCGCATTAGACGATGTACTCACTTCCCTGCGTGATTTCGCGCGCAAACACCGCGCCCTGCCCATGCTCGCGCAGACTCACGGCCAGCCTGCCGTGCCGACCACGCTGGGAAAAGAGATCGCGGTCTATATCGCCCGTCTGAAAAGCTGCCGTGATGAAATCGCGAATCACAAATTTAAAGCGAAACTGACGGGCGCAGTCGGAAACTTCAACGCGCTGCATGCCACTTTTCCAAACATTGACTGGATTTCATTCAGCCGCGACTTTATCCAAAGCCTGGGACTTGAACCCAACCTTGTCACAACCCAAATCCTGCCATATGACAATTGGATTCATTATTTCCAATCCATTCAACGAACCAATACCATATTACTTGACTACACGCAGGATATATGGCGATATATTAGCGATGGATGGCTCAAGCAGAAAGTGATTCAAGGCGAAGTCGGGTCTTCGACCATGCCGCAAAAGGTCAACCCGATCCACTTTGAAAACGCGGAAGGGAATCTCGGCGTTGCCAACTCCCTGCTGACACATTATTCACAGAAGTTAGCCGTTTCCAGATTACAGCGCGATCTATCCGACTCGACCGTACGCCGCACGTTCGGCACTGCGCTCGGACATACCCTATTGGCATGGACAAATATCGCCAAAGGCATGTCCCGCGTGGATGCGGATGAGGAGAAAATCAAAGCCGAGTTGAACGCCCACTGGGAAGTCGTCAGCGAAGGGGCGCAAACGATCCTCCGCGCGGCGGGACGCAGCGACGCATACGAGACGCTCAAGTCACAGACGAGGGGACGCCAGATGGATGGGACCAGTTATAAAGTCTGGGTCGAGGCGTTGGAGGTGGATGAAAAAACGCGAATTCAATTGTCAGCCTTATCCCCAGAATTGTATATTGGGCTGGCGGTCGAATTGGCTGATCAAGTGCTTCGAGATTCGATAGTCGAAAATCGAAACACCGAATAA
- a CDS encoding adenylosuccinate synthase — protein MSVIAVIGSQWGDEGKGKAVDFLAERADYVARFNGGNNAGHTVINEFGTFKIHLVPSGIFAQNTTGLIGGGMVIDPAVLIEEIEMLNKAGVGVDGRLWVSPRSHVIMPYHKVLDGLYEEAKGAGATGTTRRGIGPVFADKVSYNGIRWSDFTSDMFEKRLAMQLELKNKIIAALGGEALKYEAVRDEYRGYYLKIKPYIKELFSLVQDGLKADKTFLLEQAMGTFLDTDWGTYPFVTASTTIPSAASAGLGIPPKYITNVIGVTKAYTTRVGAGPLPTEIHDADSDAYKKFGEVAATTGRTRRVGWLDLELVKTAAQLSSMTEICLTKLDVLSGLEEIQVCTRYELSCDPVRYADVDAYGLDKVECVYETVHGWSEDISKARSFEELPVNAQKYVRMVEDAAGVPVKWIGVGPEREATIRR, from the coding sequence ATGTCTGTAATCGCAGTGATCGGTTCGCAATGGGGCGACGAGGGCAAGGGCAAGGCGGTGGATTTCCTGGCGGAGCGCGCGGATTATGTGGCGCGCTTCAACGGCGGGAACAACGCGGGACATACGGTCATCAATGAGTTCGGGACGTTCAAGATTCATCTCGTGCCATCGGGGATCTTCGCACAGAACACGACGGGGCTTATCGGCGGCGGCATGGTAATCGACCCGGCGGTGTTGATCGAAGAGATCGAAATGCTCAACAAGGCAGGCGTGGGTGTGGACGGGCGTTTGTGGGTCTCGCCGCGTTCGCACGTCATCATGCCGTATCACAAAGTGCTGGACGGTTTGTACGAAGAAGCCAAAGGCGCAGGCGCGACGGGGACGACGCGGCGCGGAATTGGTCCCGTCTTTGCGGACAAGGTCAGCTACAACGGCATCCGCTGGTCGGATTTTACAAGCGATATGTTCGAGAAGCGACTGGCAATGCAACTGGAATTGAAGAATAAGATCATCGCGGCATTAGGCGGCGAAGCGTTGAAGTATGAAGCCGTGCGCGATGAATATCGCGGATATTATTTGAAAATAAAACCGTACATCAAGGAATTGTTCTCGCTGGTGCAGGACGGTTTGAAAGCGGATAAGACCTTTTTGCTCGAGCAGGCGATGGGCACGTTTTTGGATACCGACTGGGGTACGTATCCGTTCGTGACCGCTTCGACGACCATTCCTTCAGCGGCATCGGCCGGACTTGGCATCCCGCCAAAGTACATTACGAATGTCATCGGCGTAACCAAAGCCTACACCACCCGCGTGGGAGCGGGTCCGTTGCCGACGGAGATACACGACGCCGACAGCGATGCCTATAAAAAATTCGGTGAAGTGGCAGCGACCACAGGACGCACACGGAGAGTCGGCTGGCTGGATTTGGAACTCGTTAAAACCGCGGCCCAACTGAGCAGCATGACCGAGATCTGCCTGACCAAATTGGATGTGCTGAGCGGACTGGAAGAGATTCAAGTTTGTACGCGTTACGAGTTGAGCTGCGACCCCGTCCGTTATGCGGATGTGGACGCGTACGGCTTGGACAAGGTGGAATGCGTCTACGAAACCGTCCACGGCTGGAGCGAGGACATCAGCAAGGCAAGGTCGTTTGAAGAGTTGCCCGTCAATGCACAAAAGTATGTCAGGATGGTCGAAGATGCGGCGGGCGTGCCTGTGAAATGGATTGGGGTGGGTCCCGAACGGGAAGCGACGATACGGAGATAG
- a CDS encoding BrnT family toxin: MAKHKPLKFNWDAEKAVRNMEKYDITFDEAATVFTDRYAIYLDDAEHSQKEKREMVIGKSPARKRLLTCFFTSVNGVVHIISARRSTHGEKQEYEENSEKKVRYQIQ; the protein is encoded by the coding sequence ATGGCAAAACACAAACCACTCAAATTCAACTGGGATGCTGAAAAAGCGGTCAGGAATATGGAGAAATATGACATCACCTTTGACGAAGCAGCCACCGTATTCACTGATCGTTATGCGATCTACCTTGACGACGCCGAACATTCACAAAAGGAAAAACGGGAAATGGTCATCGGGAAGTCGCCCGCCCGCAAGCGGCTGTTGACCTGCTTCTTCACCAGCGTCAACGGCGTGGTCCACATCATCAGCGCACGCCGCTCCACGCATGGTGAGAAGCAGGAATATGAAGAAAATTCCGAGAAAAAGGTCAGGTATCAGATACAGTAG
- a CDS encoding GlsB/YeaQ/YmgE family stress response membrane protein → MSLLNIILWIIFGAFAGWIASIITGKNRKMGALANIVTGIVGAFLGGAIMNFLGYQGFTGFDLWSLFVAILGAVVLIWVVGLISGRR, encoded by the coding sequence ATGAGTTTACTCAATATCATCCTGTGGATCATCTTCGGCGCATTCGCGGGCTGGATCGCCAGCATCATCACCGGCAAGAACCGCAAAATGGGTGCGCTCGCCAACATCGTCACGGGCATCGTCGGCGCATTTCTCGGCGGCGCGATCATGAATTTCTTAGGCTATCAGGGGTTTACCGGCTTCGACCTGTGGAGCCTGTTCGTGGCGATCCTGGGGGCGGTGGTTCTGATCTGGGTCGTGGGCTTGATCAGCGGACGCCGTTAA
- the fahA gene encoding fumarylacetoacetase — translation MLKPFIEVSLESEFPIQNLPYGIFSAKDNPSPRVGTRLGDFVVDLAFLDEQKLFGQPYGFFADASLNRFMSAGRETWREIRQRLTDLLSEGGDTVWEEAMRLRALIPVGDVHMHLPVLIGDYTDFYASREHATNVGIMFRGKENALMPNWLHLPVGYHGRASSVVLSGTDVFRPRGQVAIKDAPPEFVASRSLDFELEMGFFIGTGNNLGEPISIENAHEHIFGMVLLNDWSARDIQAWEYQPLGPFLAKNFATSISPWVVTMDALEPFREQGPKQDPVPLPYLRSDSPNGIDITLEVTLQSATMDEALTISRSNMKHLYWSLTQMLAHHTVTGCNMRTGDLCGTGTISGPTEDSYGSMLELTWRGEKPIELSNGETRKFLQDGDTVTMKGYCQGDGYRVGFGEVTGKILPAK, via the coding sequence ATGCTCAAACCCTTTATCGAAGTATCCCTCGAATCCGAATTTCCCATCCAAAACCTGCCGTATGGAATTTTCTCCGCCAAAGATAATCCGTCCCCGCGCGTGGGTACGCGGTTGGGTGATTTTGTTGTTGACCTTGCCTTCCTCGACGAGCAAAAATTATTCGGCCAGCCATACGGATTCTTTGCGGATGCGTCCCTCAACCGCTTCATGTCCGCGGGGCGCGAGACGTGGCGGGAAATCCGTCAGCGCTTGACCGACCTGCTCAGCGAAGGCGGTGACACGGTCTGGGAGGAAGCGATGCGTTTACGGGCATTGATTCCCGTGGGCGATGTCCACATGCATCTGCCCGTCCTCATCGGCGATTACACCGATTTCTACGCCTCGCGCGAACACGCCACCAACGTCGGCATCATGTTTCGCGGCAAAGAAAATGCGCTCATGCCCAACTGGCTGCATCTGCCCGTCGGCTATCATGGGCGTGCCAGTTCGGTGGTGCTTTCGGGCACGGATGTCTTCCGTCCGCGCGGGCAGGTCGCTATCAAAGATGCGCCGCCTGAATTCGTCGCATCGCGCTCGCTCGACTTTGAATTGGAGATGGGCTTCTTCATCGGCACGGGCAATAACCTCGGTGAGCCGATCTCCATCGAAAACGCGCATGAACACATCTTTGGCATGGTCTTGCTCAACGACTGGAGTGCGCGCGACATTCAGGCGTGGGAATACCAGCCGCTTGGGCCATTCCTCGCGAAAAATTTTGCGACGTCGATCTCCCCGTGGGTGGTGACGATGGACGCGCTCGAACCCTTCCGCGAGCAGGGACCCAAACAAGACCCCGTGCCTCTGCCTTACCTTCGATCTGATTCTCCAAATGGAATTGATATTACGCTGGAAGTGACTCTGCAGTCCGCAACGATGGACGAAGCGCTGACCATCAGCCGCTCGAATATGAAGCACCTGTATTGGAGCCTGACACAAATGCTGGCGCATCACACCGTCACAGGCTGTAACATGCGCACAGGCGACTTGTGCGGCACAGGCACCATCAGCGGACCGACCGAAGACAGTTACGGTTCAATGCTCGAACTCACCTGGCGCGGTGAGAAGCCAATTGAATTATCCAATGGGGAGACGCGAAAATTTTTACAGGACGGCGACACCGTGACGATGAAAGGCTACTGTCAGGGAGACGGCTATCGCGTGGGTTTTGGCGAAGTGACGGGGAAGATTCTGCCCGCGAAATAA
- a CDS encoding D-2-hydroxyacid dehydrogenase produces the protein MQTILILTKDHQEYRSIIEAAGLPDLKIVTEPTNECEIVLGAPSLISKELDKLPSLEWVQSTWAGVEPLLDPALRRDYVLTNARGVFGGLMSEFVFGYLLAHERKIFERAQAQRAKEWNRSITGTLRGKTIGLLGVGSIGAEVARTAKSFGMTVWGYTRGSEASEHVDKYFHGDELLQFAHGLDYLVSILPNTNKTRKIMDATLLSALPPHAIFINVGRGSAVDESALIRALENDKLAGAVLDVFEQEPLPKEHPFWTTKNLQMTFHTSAPSFPEDIAKVFIENYRLHVEGKPLKYQVDFERGY, from the coding sequence ATGCAGACCATTCTTATTCTTACAAAAGATCATCAGGAGTATCGCTCCATCATCGAAGCGGCAGGATTACCTGATTTAAAGATCGTCACAGAGCCAACGAATGAGTGCGAGATCGTTCTTGGCGCACCGTCATTGATCAGCAAGGAGTTGGATAAACTCCCCAGCCTAGAATGGGTACAATCCACCTGGGCGGGCGTCGAGCCGTTGCTGGATCCCGCGCTGCGCCGCGATTATGTTTTGACGAATGCGCGCGGCGTCTTCGGCGGATTGATGTCTGAATTCGTGTTCGGGTATTTGCTGGCGCATGAACGCAAAATCTTTGAACGCGCACAAGCGCAGCGGGCAAAAGAATGGAATCGTTCCATCACGGGGACACTGCGCGGCAAGACCATCGGTCTGCTGGGCGTCGGCTCCATTGGCGCGGAGGTGGCGCGGACGGCAAAATCCTTCGGCATGACCGTGTGGGGATATACGAGAGGAAGTGAAGCAAGTGAACACGTGGATAAATACTTTCACGGAGACGAATTATTGCAATTTGCACATGGATTGGATTACCTTGTCTCTATTCTTCCCAATACAAATAAAACACGCAAAATCATGGACGCAACCCTGCTCTCCGCGCTGCCGCCTCATGCCATCTTCATCAACGTCGGGCGCGGCTCGGCGGTGGATGAATCCGCTTTGATTCGGGCGCTTGAAAACGACAAACTCGCTGGCGCAGTGCTGGATGTCTTCGAGCAGGAGCCGCTGCCGAAAGAGCATCCCTTTTGGACGACGAAGAACCTGCAAATGACCTTCCACACGTCCGCGCCGAGTTTCCCGGAGGATATTGCCAAAGTATTCATCGAAAATTATCGGCTGCACGTGGAAGGCAAGCCGCTGAAGTATCAGGTTGATTTTGAACGGGGTTATTAA
- a CDS encoding pyridoxal-phosphate dependent enzyme: MTVSLTDIQQAAERIKPYAHRTPIMTNQSLNQQVGAQVFMKCENLQKVGAFKFRGATNAVFSLTDEEAARGVVTHSSGNHAAALALAAWNRGIPAYIVMPSNAPQVKKDAVAGYGGQITFCEPTLQARESTMEEIREKTGASIVHPYNNERVIAGQGTAALELLEDVPDLDVVIAPVGGGGLLSGTSIAAKGIKPNIRVIAGEPKMADDAFRSMQAGRIIPSENPKTIADGLLTSLGELTFPIIHKNVEQIVTVSEAGIIASMKFVWERAKIIIEPSAAVPIGILWEKKVDLNGLKIGVIVSGGNVDLARLPWQM, encoded by the coding sequence ATGACCGTCTCACTCACCGACATCCAACAAGCCGCTGAACGTATCAAGCCATACGCGCATCGCACACCAATTATGACAAATCAAAGTCTGAATCAGCAGGTTGGCGCGCAGGTCTTCATGAAATGCGAGAACCTGCAAAAAGTGGGTGCGTTCAAATTCCGCGGGGCGACGAATGCCGTATTTTCGCTCACAGACGAAGAAGCCGCGCGCGGCGTGGTCACGCACTCGTCTGGGAATCATGCGGCGGCGCTGGCGTTGGCGGCGTGGAATCGCGGAATCCCTGCGTATATCGTCATGCCGAGCAATGCACCGCAGGTGAAGAAAGATGCGGTGGCAGGCTATGGCGGACAGATCACCTTCTGCGAGCCAACCTTGCAAGCCCGCGAAAGTACGATGGAAGAAATCCGCGAGAAAACAGGGGCAAGCATCGTGCATCCCTACAATAATGAACGCGTCATCGCAGGTCAGGGGACAGCGGCGCTGGAACTGCTGGAGGATGTCCCCGACCTGGATGTGGTCATCGCGCCCGTCGGTGGCGGCGGGTTGCTGAGCGGCACGTCCATTGCGGCGAAGGGCATCAAGCCGAACATTCGCGTGATCGCGGGCGAGCCTAAAATGGCAGACGATGCGTTCCGTTCGATGCAGGCAGGCAGAATCATTCCATCCGAAAATCCAAAAACGATTGCGGATGGATTGCTGACTTCGTTGGGTGAACTGACGTTTCCGATCATTCATAAGAATGTGGAACAGATCGTCACGGTCAGCGAAGCAGGGATCATCGCCTCGATGAAATTCGTATGGGAACGTGCAAAAATCATCATCGAGCCGTCTGCGGCAGTTCCAATCGGCATACTGTGGGAAAAGAAGGTTGACCTGAATGGATTGAAGATCGGCGTTATCGTCAGTGGCGGCAATGTGGATCTGGCAAGGCTGCCGTGGCAAATGTAA
- a CDS encoding aldo/keto reductase — protein MVLLHKATSAQVALAWMLADLVSTSPIIGATSILQINENLGALSVLLSMTNVHP, from the coding sequence ATGGTGCTACTTCACAAGGCAACCAGTGCACAGGTTGCCCTGGCCTGGATGCTGGCCGACCTCGTTAGTACCAGCCCGATCATTGGGGCAACATCCATCCTCCAAATAAATGAAAACCTCGGTGCATTAAGTGTGCTCCTGTCCATGACGAATGTGCATCCCTAG
- a CDS encoding alanyl-tRNA editing protein — MTELLYQTDSYLREFSAFVTSVDAETRALVLDRSAFYPGGGGQPCDFGTLEVGGLTHPVVKMKRRGNDVLHFLGGNAPLPASKSASTGTLDWVRRYELMRTHTALHILCGVVFRDYGAKVTGGDMDPLKGRMDFEFETMRGDLVRAIEASVNLEVRQGREIKVKILPREEAFQIPDLIRTKINLLPDGILQVRTVEIAGLDLQADGGTHVRITSEVGKIKVVDYKSKGAVNKRIYIEVE, encoded by the coding sequence ATGACAGAACTGCTCTATCAAACCGATTCGTATCTCAGGGAATTTTCCGCATTCGTCACTTCCGTGGATGCTGAAACCCGCGCTCTGGTGCTGGATCGTTCAGCCTTCTATCCCGGTGGAGGCGGACAGCCCTGTGATTTTGGAACCCTGGAAGTCGGCGGCTTGACCCATCCAGTGGTTAAGATGAAGAGGCGGGGGAATGATGTTTTGCATTTCCTTGGTGGCAACGCGCCTTTGCCTGCCTCAAAATCCGCTTCGACTGGGACCTTGGATTGGGTGCGGCGATATGAATTGATGCGTACCCATACCGCCTTGCATATCCTGTGCGGAGTTGTCTTTCGTGATTATGGAGCAAAAGTTACAGGCGGTGACATGGATCCGCTTAAAGGCCGCATGGATTTTGAATTCGAGACCATGCGCGGGGATTTGGTGCGTGCGATCGAAGCCTCGGTCAACCTCGAGGTCCGGCAGGGACGCGAGATTAAAGTAAAGATATTGCCGCGGGAGGAGGCCTTCCAGATCCCGGACCTGATCCGCACAAAGATCAATCTTCTGCCGGATGGAATTTTGCAGGTGCGGACGGTTGAGATCGCCGGTCTTGACCTGCAAGCCGATGGCGGCACGCATGTGAGGATTACTTCCGAAGTGGGAAAAATAAAGGTCGTTGATTATAAGAGCAAAGGCGCGGTCAATAAAAGAATCTATATTGAAGTGGAATAA
- a CDS encoding ATP-binding cassette domain-containing protein: protein MIKVSGLTKDYGARRAVHNVSFEAQQGEIVGFLGPNGAGKTTTLRILTGYMPPTDGEAIVAGYDVVEESLEVRKRVGYLPETVPLYTDMVLFDYLKFMGDLRHIPNVEDRVDEVLDMVGLVDRASGYIGNLSKGMRQRVGLAQALLHRPEVLILDEPTIGLDPGQVVEVRELIREIGKERTVLLSTHLLHEAQNICDRVLIINKGRIVAEDTTENLQARLIGAERVIVRVRGEADELADTIKMVKGVRGVETKQDGAVEFEFASGKDLRPEVAKQVIKSGYDLLELRPLGMSLEEIFLELTGSDSKNK from the coding sequence ATGATCAAAGTAAGTGGTCTTACAAAGGACTACGGTGCGCGCCGCGCTGTTCACAATGTGAGTTTCGAGGCTCAACAGGGTGAAATTGTGGGGTTTCTCGGTCCCAATGGTGCAGGCAAAACTACCACCTTACGCATCCTTACTGGCTACATGCCGCCCACCGATGGCGAGGCAATTGTGGCCGGGTATGATGTTGTGGAGGAATCGCTCGAGGTTCGCAAGCGGGTTGGCTACCTGCCTGAAACTGTCCCACTTTATACGGACATGGTGCTTTTCGATTATTTGAAATTCATGGGCGATCTGCGCCACATCCCCAACGTGGAAGACCGAGTCGATGAAGTTTTGGATATGGTGGGCCTGGTTGACCGCGCCAGCGGCTACATCGGCAATCTGTCTAAAGGGATGCGCCAGAGAGTGGGGCTTGCCCAGGCGCTTCTCCACAGGCCCGAAGTACTCATCCTCGATGAGCCGACGATCGGTCTCGATCCCGGTCAGGTCGTCGAAGTGCGCGAGTTAATCCGCGAGATCGGCAAGGAACGAACGGTTCTGCTTTCCACCCACCTCTTGCACGAGGCGCAAAATATCTGCGACCGTGTGTTGATCATCAACAAGGGCAGGATCGTTGCGGAGGATACCACGGAAAACCTGCAAGCCCGTCTGATCGGTGCGGAACGTGTCATTGTCCGCGTGCGCGGCGAAGCGGACGAACTTGCTGATACCATCAAAATGGTAAAAGGCGTGCGCGGCGTGGAAACCAAGCAAGACGGCGCTGTCGAATTTGAATTTGCATCCGGCAAGGACCTGCGCCCGGAAGTCGCCAAGCAGGTCATCAAATCCGGCTACGACCTGCTTGAGTTGCGTCCTCTCGGCATGAGCCTTGAGGAAATCTTCCTCGAACTCACTGGCTCTGACTCAAAGAATAAATAA
- a CDS encoding ABC transporter permease, with amino-acid sequence MRNIWTIAKREYDNYFNSPLAYVVAFAILLPLGIYFALIMWVSAEQAFMGGGAPEATPINWLFVFLMIFLSPALTMRLLSDEARMGTLELLLTAPVRDFELVAGKWLGAMLFVLSLALLTLVYPIIMNNFISPGLDWKLLISSYIGLVLVCAALLSLGTGISAIFTNQFAAFFTTLGLFFFLWFMVSLPAGYLQEGGEVLNYLSLSTHFSQYMNVGKINLGDIVYYLSLTALGLFIGTTAIEIRRWR; translated from the coding sequence ATGAGAAATATCTGGACCATCGCAAAACGCGAATACGACAATTACTTCAACAGTCCGCTGGCATATGTGGTGGCCTTTGCCATCCTTTTGCCGTTGGGCATTTATTTCGCTCTGATCATGTGGGTCAGCGCGGAGCAGGCCTTTATGGGCGGGGGTGCGCCGGAAGCCACCCCGATCAACTGGCTGTTCGTTTTCTTAATGATCTTCCTCAGCCCGGCACTGACCATGCGCCTGCTTTCCGATGAAGCGCGGATGGGCACACTGGAACTCCTGCTTACCGCTCCTGTGCGCGATTTTGAACTGGTGGCGGGCAAATGGCTGGGTGCCATGCTTTTTGTGCTGTCTCTTGCCCTGCTCACACTTGTCTACCCGATCATCATGAACAACTTCATCTCACCCGGGCTTGACTGGAAGCTGCTCATCTCATCTTATATCGGCCTGGTGCTGGTCTGTGCCGCACTCCTTTCGCTCGGCACGGGGATCTCGGCGATCTTCACGAACCAGTTCGCGGCATTCTTCACCACCCTCGGGCTGTTCTTCTTTCTATGGTTCATGGTCAGCCTGCCGGCTGGCTACCTGCAGGAAGGCGGCGAGGTGCTCAATTACCTCAGTCTCTCCACTCATTTTTCCCAGTACATGAATGTCGGCAAGATCAACCTGGGAGATATTGTCTACTACTTAAGCCTCACTGCGCTGGGCTTGTTCATCGGCACCACCGCAATTGAAATTCGGAGATGGCGCTAA
- a CDS encoding Gldg family protein, with the protein MAGKKKNPSAQYAFIGLIVALVGCISTGLIGSANALLAMKMFTLENTDALNLALQISIAVLVIGLAAYAIMAPDNVRRFFTGRQARYGSNSLILTLAFLGVLFVANYIVFNNPKSWDFTQDQSNTLAPETMDILDVLPAKVTATAFYSQNLNPAAAEELLMKFKSNSNGKFDYRFINPDLDPASARAAGVTGDGKILLQMGDTKEIASFATEVELVRTMYRLISPEPRAVYFLQGHGEAGLEPGGELSYSIAKSTLESKNYTVGTLNLISTNSIPEDALAVIIAGPLKPVSRQEVNLLKKYVDAGGSLVVMQDPRFFTEFGDAPDPLADYLETDWGISLNEDIVIDLVNSQNPFQAISSQYNSHPITQNLTDNYIVILPQARSVSITAQIENVFPTPLISTTEQSWGETQLLPEEVPSFDPETDTPGPLNLAVAAENTETEGRVVVFGNSLYATDDIFDAYGNGNMFINSVDWAAEQKDLLEITTRPSTPRVFIPPTQGRFLILVIIAVLVIPGMVVFSGVYSWFARRKRG; encoded by the coding sequence ATGGCTGGCAAAAAGAAAAACCCAAGCGCGCAGTACGCTTTCATCGGACTTATCGTCGCCCTGGTCGGCTGTATTTCCACAGGGCTGATCGGTTCAGCAAACGCACTGCTCGCAATGAAAATGTTCACCCTTGAAAATACGGATGCCCTCAATCTCGCCCTGCAGATCAGCATCGCTGTGCTCGTGATCGGACTGGCAGCATATGCAATCATGGCACCAGACAACGTCCGCCGCTTCTTTACCGGGCGTCAGGCGCGCTACGGCTCAAATTCATTGATCCTCACCCTGGCATTCCTGGGCGTTCTGTTTGTGGCGAATTACATCGTCTTCAACAATCCCAAGTCCTGGGATTTCACGCAGGACCAATCCAATACACTTGCGCCGGAAACCATGGATATCCTTGACGTCCTGCCGGCCAAAGTAACGGCTACCGCCTTCTACTCGCAGAACCTTAATCCTGCCGCCGCTGAAGAACTCCTGATGAAGTTCAAGTCCAACAGCAACGGAAAATTTGACTACAGATTTATAAATCCCGATCTTGACCCCGCATCCGCCCGCGCGGCAGGCGTCACCGGGGACGGCAAGATTTTATTACAAATGGGCGATACAAAGGAAATCGCATCCTTTGCGACCGAAGTGGAACTTGTCCGCACCATGTACCGCCTGATCAGCCCGGAACCCCGTGCAGTGTACTTCCTGCAGGGACATGGAGAAGCCGGCCTTGAACCGGGCGGCGAGTTAAGCTATTCCATCGCCAAAAGTACCTTGGAATCGAAGAACTACACGGTAGGGACGCTAAACCTGATCTCCACGAACAGCATCCCCGAGGATGCGCTTGCTGTCATCATTGCGGGACCGTTAAAACCCGTCAGCAGGCAGGAAGTAAACCTTCTCAAAAAATATGTGGACGCAGGCGGCTCGCTGGTAGTCATGCAGGATCCGCGCTTCTTCACCGAGTTTGGAGATGCCCCCGATCCGCTTGCTGATTATCTGGAAACAGACTGGGGCATCAGCTTGAATGAGGATATCGTGATCGACCTTGTGAACTCGCAAAACCCGTTCCAGGCGATCTCTTCACAATACAACAGCCATCCGATCACACAAAACCTGACCGATAATTACATCGTCATCCTCCCACAGGCACGCAGCGTCAGCATCACCGCCCAGATCGAAAATGTCTTCCCCACCCCGCTTATCAGCACCACGGAACAATCCTGGGGAGAAACGCAACTGCTCCCTGAAGAAGTGCCAAGTTTTGATCCTGAAACCGACACCCCGGGACCACTAAACCTGGCGGTCGCCGCTGAAAATACGGAAACAGAGGGGCGCGTGGTTGTGTTCGGCAACTCGCTCTACGCGACCGATGACATCTTTGACGCCTACGGCAACGGCAACATGTTCATCAACTCGGTGGACTGGGCTGCTGAACAGAAAGACCTGCTTGAAATTACGACCCGTCCGTCCACTCCGCGGGTATTTATTCCGCCCACACAGGGGAGGTTCCTGATCCTCGTGATCATTGCAGTATTGGTCATTCCTGGAATGGTGGTGTTCTCCGGTGTTTACTCGTGGTTCGCCCGCCGCAAGAGAGGTTAA